One genomic region from Stackebrandtia nassauensis DSM 44728 encodes:
- a CDS encoding SsgA family sporulation/cell division regulator: MATTRPATVEVDTTMRFVATDFTTVNVRASMRYDADDPYAIHVMFHPGNPDAEQVSWSFARELLAAGLVEPTGMGDVRVWPWSTPRGDAIALALSSPDGNALFEVSRSLVSRFLRRSYALVPKGKEGDSLDMDATVAKLLADR, translated from the coding sequence ATGGCGACCACACGTCCCGCGACCGTCGAGGTCGATACCACCATGCGGTTCGTCGCGACCGATTTCACCACGGTCAACGTGCGCGCCAGCATGCGCTACGACGCCGACGACCCGTACGCGATACACGTCATGTTCCACCCCGGCAACCCCGACGCCGAACAGGTCAGCTGGTCCTTCGCCCGGGAGCTGTTGGCCGCCGGTCTCGTCGAACCCACCGGCATGGGCGATGTGAGGGTGTGGCCCTGGTCGACGCCGCGTGGGGACGCGATCGCGCTGGCCCTGTCCTCCCCCGACGGGAACGCCCTGTTCGAGGTGTCCCGGTCGCTGGTGTCCCGGTTTCTGAGACGCAGCTATGCGTTGGTTCCCAAGGGGAAAGAGGGCGATAGTCTAGACATGGACGCCACGGTCGCCAAGTTGCTCGCCGACCGGTGA